Proteins encoded by one window of Lycium barbarum isolate Lr01 chromosome 11, ASM1917538v2, whole genome shotgun sequence:
- the LOC132618464 gene encoding BTB/POZ domain-containing protein At3g22104 isoform X2 — protein MISGYQAKKVICSYAGRINKLFGKSKRGTRYLKVIFHDFPGGAESFELITRFCYNKGKIHEINPINVSTLYCAASYMEMEKSVSGNQNLFELTKKSLEDIRYWTWSELLDALKLCQNLMPVASSSGLIDKYLDSLIGRVASSCETSPCPSTSSADSSGLRLSCDSKSTESLRNSVFRATWWFEDLAAFEPFLIEILVKQMVSKNLDHGILSKFLFYYQKSRFAAVKSMDEKCKTMETVIEMLYLLDLSCMPFKTLFGLLRITLNLKISKCSRNKLESMIGSQLDQANLDNLLLTSPVGSSYLYDVNLVLRLLKSFISKGACCVPLTRLRKVASLMDLYIAEVAPDPCLKPSKFLGLVKSLPESARDSYDAIYHATVMFLEVHSGISEEEKLKVCSGLNYEKLSSEACSHLAQNKKFPSKSAGQALISQQVKLKSLLQETNQSSPYLDSPCSFMETENMSTEDQQIVLYAGKLDLSTENEKLKEHLQGMQWRVLELEKVCRKMQNQMAKMLKSRVSSQNNARSLPRLCS, from the exons ATGATTAGTGGTTACCAAGCTAAG AAAGTTATCTGTTCCTATGCAGGAAGAATAAACAAATTGTTTGGCAAATCGAAACGAGGGACGAGATATCTAAAGGTGATATTTCATGACTTCCCTGGTGGAGCTGAGAGTTTTGAGCTCATTACAAGATTCTGTTACAACAAAGGGAAGATTCATGAGATAAATCCCATTAATGTTTCAACTCTATATTGTGCTGCCTCTTATATGGAAATGGAGAAATCTGTATCCGGGAACCAAAATCTATTCGAGCTAACCAAGAAATCACTCGAAGATATACGGTATTGGACTTGGTCAGAACTTCTTGATGCCCTAAAACTGTGTCAAAATTTGATGCCCGTGGCAAGCTCTTCGGGTTTAATTGATAAATACTTGGATTCTCTTATCGGGCGGGTTGCATCTTCGTGTGAAACGAGCCCTTGTCCGTCAACTTCTTCTGCTGACAGCTCTGGATTACGGTTGTCTTGTGACTCAAAGAGTACAGAGAGCTTGAGAAATAGCGTATTTCGGGCAACATGGTGGTTTGAGGATCTTGCTGCTTTTGAGCCCTTCTTGATCGAAATTTTGGTAAAGCAAATGGTATCCAAAAACCTTGACCATGGGATTCTTAGTAAGTTCCTGTTCTATTACCAAAAATCAAGATTTGCAGCTGTCAAATCGATGGATGAGAAATGCAAGACCATGGAGACAGTTATTGAGATGCTTTATTTACTAGATTTAAGCTGCATGCCCTTCAAAACATTATTTGGATTGCTTCGAATTACTCTGAATTTAAAGATAAGCAAGTGCTCCAGGAACAAGTTAGAGAGCATGATTGGCTCCCAGTTGGATCAAGCGAATTTGGATAACCTGCTGCTCACGTCACCTGTTGGATCGAGCTATTTATATGACGTGAATTTAGTTCTTCGGTTATTGAAATCATTCATCAGCAAAGGGGCATGTTGTGTTCCATTAACTCGATTGAGGAAAGTTGCTAGCTTGATGGACTTGTATATAGCAGAAGTAGCTCCTGATCCATGTCTAAAACCTTCCAAGTTCCTTGGCCTGGTCAAGTCGCTGCCCGAGTCTGCTAGGGACTCATATGATGCAATCTACCATGCTACTGTTATGTTTCTTGAG GTCCATTCGGGGATATCTGAAGAGGAAAAGTTGAAAGTATGTAGTGGATTGAACTATGAGAAGTTGTCATCAGAGGCTTGTAGCCACCTTGCTCAGAACAAAAAATTCCCTTCAAAATCTGCTGGACAAGCTCTCATTTCTCAGCAAGTGAAGCTGAAGAGCCTGCTTCAAGAAACCAATCAATCCAGCCCTTACCTCGATTCGCCTTGTAGTTTCATGGAAACTGAAAATATGAGCACGGAAGATCAGCAGATTGTGCTATACGCGGGAAAGCTGGATCTTTCAACCGAGAATGAGAAGCTCAAAGAACATTTACAAGGTATGCAATGGAGAGTGCTAGAGTTGGAGAAAGTTTGCAGGAAAATGCAAAATCAGATGGCAAAGATGTTGAAATCAAGAGTATCAAGTCAAAACAATGCTAGATCTTTACCTAGACTATGTTCTTGA
- the LOC132618464 gene encoding BTB/POZ domain-containing protein At3g22104 isoform X3, producing the protein MEMEKSVSGNQNLFELTKKSLEDIRYWTWSELLDALKLCQNLMPVASSSGLIDKYLDSLIGRVASSCETSPCPSTSSADSSGLRLSCDSKSTESLRNSVFRATWWFEDLAAFEPFLIEILVKQMVSKNLDHGILSKFLFYYQKSRFAAVKSMDEKCKTMETVIEMLYLLDLSCMPFKTLFGLLRITLNLKISKCSRNKLESMIGSQLDQANLDNLLLTSPVGSSYLYDVNLVLRLLKSFISKGACCVPLTRLRKVASLMDLYIAEVAPDPCLKPSKFLGLVKSLPESARDSYDAIYHATVMFLEVHSGISEEEKLKVCSGLNYEKLSSEACSHLAQNKKFPSKSAGQALISQQVKLKSLLQETNQSSPYLDSPCSFMETENMSTEDQQIVLYAGKLDLSTENEKLKEHLQGMQWRVLELEKVCRKMQNQMAKMLKSRVSSQNNARSLPRLCS; encoded by the exons ATGGAAATGGAGAAATCTGTATCCGGGAACCAAAATCTATTCGAGCTAACCAAGAAATCACTCGAAGATATACGGTATTGGACTTGGTCAGAACTTCTTGATGCCCTAAAACTGTGTCAAAATTTGATGCCCGTGGCAAGCTCTTCGGGTTTAATTGATAAATACTTGGATTCTCTTATCGGGCGGGTTGCATCTTCGTGTGAAACGAGCCCTTGTCCGTCAACTTCTTCTGCTGACAGCTCTGGATTACGGTTGTCTTGTGACTCAAAGAGTACAGAGAGCTTGAGAAATAGCGTATTTCGGGCAACATGGTGGTTTGAGGATCTTGCTGCTTTTGAGCCCTTCTTGATCGAAATTTTGGTAAAGCAAATGGTATCCAAAAACCTTGACCATGGGATTCTTAGTAAGTTCCTGTTCTATTACCAAAAATCAAGATTTGCAGCTGTCAAATCGATGGATGAGAAATGCAAGACCATGGAGACAGTTATTGAGATGCTTTATTTACTAGATTTAAGCTGCATGCCCTTCAAAACATTATTTGGATTGCTTCGAATTACTCTGAATTTAAAGATAAGCAAGTGCTCCAGGAACAAGTTAGAGAGCATGATTGGCTCCCAGTTGGATCAAGCGAATTTGGATAACCTGCTGCTCACGTCACCTGTTGGATCGAGCTATTTATATGACGTGAATTTAGTTCTTCGGTTATTGAAATCATTCATCAGCAAAGGGGCATGTTGTGTTCCATTAACTCGATTGAGGAAAGTTGCTAGCTTGATGGACTTGTATATAGCAGAAGTAGCTCCTGATCCATGTCTAAAACCTTCCAAGTTCCTTGGCCTGGTCAAGTCGCTGCCCGAGTCTGCTAGGGACTCATATGATGCAATCTACCATGCTACTGTTATGTTTCTTGAG GTCCATTCGGGGATATCTGAAGAGGAAAAGTTGAAAGTATGTAGTGGATTGAACTATGAGAAGTTGTCATCAGAGGCTTGTAGCCACCTTGCTCAGAACAAAAAATTCCCTTCAAAATCTGCTGGACAAGCTCTCATTTCTCAGCAAGTGAAGCTGAAGAGCCTGCTTCAAGAAACCAATCAATCCAGCCCTTACCTCGATTCGCCTTGTAGTTTCATGGAAACTGAAAATATGAGCACGGAAGATCAGCAGATTGTGCTATACGCGGGAAAGCTGGATCTTTCAACCGAGAATGAGAAGCTCAAAGAACATTTACAAGGTATGCAATGGAGAGTGCTAGAGTTGGAGAAAGTTTGCAGGAAAATGCAAAATCAGATGGCAAAGATGTTGAAATCAAGAGTATCAAGTCAAAACAATGCTAGATCTTTACCTAGACTATGTTCTTGA
- the LOC132618464 gene encoding BTB/POZ domain-containing protein At3g22104 isoform X1, producing the protein MDVSCDLEVDVNGEEVFMVDKKVICSYAGRINKLFGKSKRGTRYLKVIFHDFPGGAESFELITRFCYNKGKIHEINPINVSTLYCAASYMEMEKSVSGNQNLFELTKKSLEDIRYWTWSELLDALKLCQNLMPVASSSGLIDKYLDSLIGRVASSCETSPCPSTSSADSSGLRLSCDSKSTESLRNSVFRATWWFEDLAAFEPFLIEILVKQMVSKNLDHGILSKFLFYYQKSRFAAVKSMDEKCKTMETVIEMLYLLDLSCMPFKTLFGLLRITLNLKISKCSRNKLESMIGSQLDQANLDNLLLTSPVGSSYLYDVNLVLRLLKSFISKGACCVPLTRLRKVASLMDLYIAEVAPDPCLKPSKFLGLVKSLPESARDSYDAIYHATVMFLEVHSGISEEEKLKVCSGLNYEKLSSEACSHLAQNKKFPSKSAGQALISQQVKLKSLLQETNQSSPYLDSPCSFMETENMSTEDQQIVLYAGKLDLSTENEKLKEHLQGMQWRVLELEKVCRKMQNQMAKMLKSRVSSQNNARSLPRLCS; encoded by the exons ATGGATGTTTCTTGTGATCTTGAAGTGGATGTCAATGGTGAAGAAGTCTTTATGGTAGATAAG AAAGTTATCTGTTCCTATGCAGGAAGAATAAACAAATTGTTTGGCAAATCGAAACGAGGGACGAGATATCTAAAGGTGATATTTCATGACTTCCCTGGTGGAGCTGAGAGTTTTGAGCTCATTACAAGATTCTGTTACAACAAAGGGAAGATTCATGAGATAAATCCCATTAATGTTTCAACTCTATATTGTGCTGCCTCTTATATGGAAATGGAGAAATCTGTATCCGGGAACCAAAATCTATTCGAGCTAACCAAGAAATCACTCGAAGATATACGGTATTGGACTTGGTCAGAACTTCTTGATGCCCTAAAACTGTGTCAAAATTTGATGCCCGTGGCAAGCTCTTCGGGTTTAATTGATAAATACTTGGATTCTCTTATCGGGCGGGTTGCATCTTCGTGTGAAACGAGCCCTTGTCCGTCAACTTCTTCTGCTGACAGCTCTGGATTACGGTTGTCTTGTGACTCAAAGAGTACAGAGAGCTTGAGAAATAGCGTATTTCGGGCAACATGGTGGTTTGAGGATCTTGCTGCTTTTGAGCCCTTCTTGATCGAAATTTTGGTAAAGCAAATGGTATCCAAAAACCTTGACCATGGGATTCTTAGTAAGTTCCTGTTCTATTACCAAAAATCAAGATTTGCAGCTGTCAAATCGATGGATGAGAAATGCAAGACCATGGAGACAGTTATTGAGATGCTTTATTTACTAGATTTAAGCTGCATGCCCTTCAAAACATTATTTGGATTGCTTCGAATTACTCTGAATTTAAAGATAAGCAAGTGCTCCAGGAACAAGTTAGAGAGCATGATTGGCTCCCAGTTGGATCAAGCGAATTTGGATAACCTGCTGCTCACGTCACCTGTTGGATCGAGCTATTTATATGACGTGAATTTAGTTCTTCGGTTATTGAAATCATTCATCAGCAAAGGGGCATGTTGTGTTCCATTAACTCGATTGAGGAAAGTTGCTAGCTTGATGGACTTGTATATAGCAGAAGTAGCTCCTGATCCATGTCTAAAACCTTCCAAGTTCCTTGGCCTGGTCAAGTCGCTGCCCGAGTCTGCTAGGGACTCATATGATGCAATCTACCATGCTACTGTTATGTTTCTTGAG GTCCATTCGGGGATATCTGAAGAGGAAAAGTTGAAAGTATGTAGTGGATTGAACTATGAGAAGTTGTCATCAGAGGCTTGTAGCCACCTTGCTCAGAACAAAAAATTCCCTTCAAAATCTGCTGGACAAGCTCTCATTTCTCAGCAAGTGAAGCTGAAGAGCCTGCTTCAAGAAACCAATCAATCCAGCCCTTACCTCGATTCGCCTTGTAGTTTCATGGAAACTGAAAATATGAGCACGGAAGATCAGCAGATTGTGCTATACGCGGGAAAGCTGGATCTTTCAACCGAGAATGAGAAGCTCAAAGAACATTTACAAGGTATGCAATGGAGAGTGCTAGAGTTGGAGAAAGTTTGCAGGAAAATGCAAAATCAGATGGCAAAGATGTTGAAATCAAGAGTATCAAGTCAAAACAATGCTAGATCTTTACCTAGACTATGTTCTTGA